CGGGTCAGCACCACCTCACGGGCGCAGAACAATTGCACAAAATCATGCGCAGACTGTCCGACTTGGCGCTCCCGCTCTGGCAACCCAAACTGAGCCGCCATGGGGCGGCTCATCCAGGGACCGATGTCGGTCGCATTCGGCCAAGTGCCTTCGTTCAACCCGCCCATGATGACAACGTCGGCCTGCTGCAGCCGCGCTTCGAGCGGCCCCCAGATCGACAGCCGGGGATGTAATGAGTGGGAAGGACGAACGACGCTTCCGGCCATGAGCGCTTCCAACACCGCCGGATATTGGCTGCCGTCCACGGTACTGTCGTCGAGCTGGGCGTTCTCGGCCACGTCGGCAATGAACCGCGCCGCAACCTCCCCGTCGTCGCCTGCCCATAGACGCTCGGCGCCCGGCTGAATGTCAGTGGCAGCCAGCATCTCGGCGAACTGGATGTGTGCCTGGAGCACCTGAGCCAGCGAGACATGGCCTCTGCCGCTGATCGCAACGAATTGCTGCGAAAGGCCATCCAACAGGCCGATGAAGTTCGCTACGTCGCCATCACCAGGGCTACTGTGCTTGGCCGTCAGGTTGGCCAGGTGCCGGCGCAGGCCTTCGATCCCGGCAGCCGGACGTGGCCCGCGCAACACGCGGCGTTCAAGCTTTCGCGCAAGAGTTTTGAAGGCGCCAAGCGACAGGCCACCGGCCGCGAAGGGGTGTTTCAGAGCCAAAAGCAATGGGATAGGCGCGAAATTACCCACGATCATTCGTGCCGTGAGGCGGAGGAAGACGCCAATCGGCGTGTCGGCGAGCGGAATACCCGCAGAATCGTCAACGGCGATATCCCAGCGCTTCAATTCGGTGGCAACCCGACGGCCCAAGGTGCGATCCGGCGTGATCAGTGCAGCAGTTCGGTGGGGGGTTTCGAGCGCTTCACGCATAATCGTGGCAATTGCGCTGCCTTCCTCCTGTGGGCTCGAGCATTCGAGCAACGACACACCCGCGATGCTTTCCGGGCCATGCAACGCAACGTCCTGCCATCCGTCGGTAGTCGCGTCGGGACGCAGCACGTCAGCCAGAAGCCGGGCACGAGATGGCGGCGCCCCCAAGATCTGGCTGCAGTGGATGGTCGACCAGTCCGTGACAGTGTTGGCACTGATGTCCAATCGGTGAAGCAGTTGCGCCATTCCGTATTGGGGATGCGTCGTTGGAAGGCTTGCCCGAACCGGCTCACTCATGGCCAGGTCAAAGCCCGGCAGCACCACCATGCCCTGGGGTAAGCGGGAGACAACATCAAGCAAAGCGGCCGTCGCCGGGATGGAGCCGGTAGAACCGGCGGCGATCACCGGAGAGCGAGGCGGGGCGGCCGACCAAAGGGTAGCCTGGGCATGAAGAAGGCGGTTTCGGCGATCAGCGCCGTTGATGCAGCCATAGTTGGCTAGCAGCGCCGGCCAACCAGCCGTCAGCACCTCCAGGAAGGCCAACGTTTTTTGCCAGTGGCTCGCATAGGCATCGGGAACCAAGGAACCGAGATTGTCGAACGTCAACCCTTCCACTTCGACTTGGTCCAAAAGCTTGCCGAGATCGATAGCGAGTTTCAGCGCCTGGTCGAGGGGAATTTCCCGATCGCGCGAAGTGATCAGGTCAGCCAGAAGAAGTTGACGGCGCAGCGGCGGGATGGCCGGGGGGATCTCGGCGACGCCCTTTGCTGCCGCCGTTCCAGAGAGGATCAACTCTTCCTCATCGACGTCACCAAGCGGAGCCATCTTCGGCAACAACAAGGGCTGACCATTTCGCAGGCGGAGAAAAGCCTCGCGAAGCGAGCGGCACGCGCGTCGCGTTGGCAACAGCACCTGCAAACTGGAGAGATTGATGGGGTCGTCGCCGTAACGGTGGAGGATGCCTTCGGCCAAAGTGCCGGCGAACGGCAGGCATGGGCTGATCGTGAAAATCTTAGGGTCACGCATAATCAGTAGGCTTTCGCGTAGATCTGGCCGCGTCGATCGTCGAACCGGACGGCGGCGGCCATCAGAGCAGTGTGTTGCTGTGTCCAGGCCTGCGTTGTTGTGTTCTGGTTGCCCCCTTTGGCCAAACGGTGGCATTGGCGCACCAGCGGATCGGTGCGGAAACCCTGCCAGGCCTCACGAAGGCTTTCTGAGAAATAGGATGAAGGCGATCCACCAAAGCGGGAGGCCGCTTGTCGAGATAATGTCCATGCCCATTGGAAAAGGTAGGCTTTCGACAAAACAGTGACTTTCTCCTGTTGCG
The Desulfovibrio sp. DNA segment above includes these coding regions:
- the addB gene encoding double-strand break repair protein AddB translates to MRDPKIFTISPCLPFAGTLAEGILHRYGDDPINLSSLQVLLPTRRACRSLREAFLRLRNGQPLLLPKMAPLGDVDEEELILSGTAAAKGVAEIPPAIPPLRRQLLLADLITSRDREIPLDQALKLAIDLGKLLDQVEVEGLTFDNLGSLVPDAYASHWQKTLAFLEVLTAGWPALLANYGCINGADRRNRLLHAQATLWSAAPPRSPVIAAGSTGSIPATAALLDVVSRLPQGMVVLPGFDLAMSEPVRASLPTTHPQYGMAQLLHRLDISANTVTDWSTIHCSQILGAPPSRARLLADVLRPDATTDGWQDVALHGPESIAGVSLLECSSPQEEGSAIATIMREALETPHRTAALITPDRTLGRRVATELKRWDIAVDDSAGIPLADTPIGVFLRLTARMIVGNFAPIPLLLALKHPFAAGGLSLGAFKTLARKLERRVLRGPRPAAGIEGLRRHLANLTAKHSSPGDGDVANFIGLLDGLSQQFVAISGRGHVSLAQVLQAHIQFAEMLAATDIQPGAERLWAGDDGEVAARFIADVAENAQLDDSTVDGSQYPAVLEALMAGSVVRPSHSLHPRLSIWGPLEARLQQADVVIMGGLNEGTWPNATDIGPWMSRPMAAQFGLPERERQVGQSAHDFVQLFCAREVVLTRATRVDGTPTVRNRWLERLVTFLGKDIQLHRRQDVLTWVHRLDAIDGASRPIEPPAPCPPLSARPRELSVTQIELWMRDPYALYAKHILGLKALDLIDTDPGVADYGTFIHQALEIFSKRHASGLPADALQELLGIGREAFGDALAHPGIWGFWWPRFERIAAWFIKLDDVRRQNLAMLHAETRGALIIDAPHGAFTLSAKADRIEARQDGSLALIDYKTGTVPSWSVVQSGFSPQLPLEAAIAAAGGFAAVRSGEISDLEYWRVSGGDPTGEVVKFRHNASEAAAKALAGLKDLVARFDDPTTPYPAQPRPEWAPRYSDYEHLARLQEWEAGIGGGNCR